CGTACGTATGAAAAGTTCTAATTTGAACTTTATGCATGgatagtaggggtgtaacgattaatcgatttctattcctatgatccaaccagattgatctgagGCTGAATTGAATCGATTATACCATtatgaaataatatttaaatgagGTGACTTGATAATCGAATTGATATTGGAAACTTTTCCCGCACTGTTCAGCACAGATTTGTCTCTGAGGGTCACTGGTTGAGTTTTTGGCTGAAGACGTCCTGGATCGatcttaggtcagtgaattggattgaATCAGGTCGTTccaaatgaaccaaaattgaAAGTGAATCAAATCGGCAACCACAAAcatcaaattgtttttaaaagtaattgttacaccTCTAATGCATAGTAGTTTGAAatcttatattatttttttatcattttcatttcattactAATTTAATCCTATTGAGTGAATGTTTAAAATGAGCTACTTAAGTAGAGAAAACCCCACCATCCATTCTATAAGGTGGTCTGAAGGGAAACCTGCAGTCTTATTGTACGTTTGTGAATAGTCCACACAAACAATATTATTTTATGActtagaaaacataaaaactctcttgtttatttttgtaagtTCCTCAAAatctcagacaaaaaaaaagtgacagaaaTAACAAAATGTGCAGTTTCGCAAACTCCCCAGCTGTCGAGTGTCTTACAACGGCAAACGACTTGAACTGATTTTTTCAGAGATTTGAAAACAAAGTTAAGGAAAACTAAGAAAATTCACCAGCGAAAAACAGTGATTAGGAATGACTTTGTAGAAACTTTTATTAAGACAGAATGATCAGAATGATCTCCATATTGTCAGTGTAATTGATAAGAATAAACACGGTGCAATTTTGAGACAACAAAGTACACACAATTCTGTAAACATACAGATATCTGAAGGATTGAATCAAGTTAAATCCACAAAGTAATGCGTAGTCTGCAAACACGTTATTTGAAGTCTTTAGGGCTCACATATTCAGCATCATTATGCATGATTCACTCTTTCCAAAGccacataaaaacatttcttgtcATCCAAACAGTGCCAACCGATTGGTCCAATCTCGCAATCAGCACAGATGAGATATTTGATTCTTCCTACGTCTTTTGTGAAGCCCACGTTCTCAAAAGTGTACATGTCGTCCACCAACCAGTGAGAAGTCAGAGTGTCGCCATCAACCGAGTCTCCTGTGGAGTTGAGGCTGCGCTTTTTTTGCATGGCTGGTAGAAAGAGCTAGAGAGAGATTTAGGGAAAGAACACAAACTGTTTGTGATGACAATTATGGACTTTGTAACAATGCATGAACATTTGTAAGTCTGAAAATGATAACTATTCTATGTCTGCAACTATTCTGGACAATCTGTAAAAGACTTTATTAAATTTGTTCCCTCTTTTCTTGTAAATAAATGATATTTTAGTCctcatttacatttacagtCAGAATGTGACCTGTGTAAAAGCCAAGCTGGAAACTCCAACCACATGTGCACCCAGAAATCAATAATGAACAACAGGTAGTGGTGTAATGTTTACTTCAGctggaaaaacaataaacaaacaaatcaattaATAATATGACCTGAGAGACTTTATAAATTAGTTAGCCCCTAAAGACAAAACTGCCAATGCacaatttaaaatgattcaaagacataaaaaaatgaactatTGTGAGCCTAAAGTGACGCGTTTAGACAAACGTTCACAGATTTAACAAACAGGTTGTGAGATAATGCAACAACAATAACTGAACTGCACAGCTATCTTTTACTTTACTGTCCCGCTTCAGGACCACCTTTTCCGAGTCCTGCTTTTGTTTAcatgaagttttgtttttcagccaaCAAACAGAAGCCATAGTCATGACAAAAACATCTGCTTACATTATAAAGCTCTATGGTTACGTCACCAAACTGGCTTTACGAATGAATAACGCGGAACATTCAACAGAACATACAAACATGcagttcaaaaaatatttttatttaagcttAAAGAATCAAACACAAGACCTTAATAGTCAAACAAAGATCAGAGTCCGAGAATTTCAAAAACTGTCCTCACGTCAGAACAAGAACGTCACAAGAAATGAcctttttctaaacatttcaaaatttgGTTCTTCAAAAACTAAAGGGTATTGAATTTTCTAGAATTTCATCctagaaaattatttttaaaatacagcagGCCAAGACAAAATCATAATCATCGCttattattttgaatttgaaaaggGTAGCTTACATACTACTATTTTCTAATTTGGATTGTCTGGTGACTCAATAAATTACAATAAATCACATGATTGTGGATTGCTACATAcattgcttttcattttatgacaaacctgtaattaatgtttaaataaattaaaaaaacaaacaggtagaCTTAAAGAAAAGTACCTCCTTTTCTGCAAAAACGGCCATGCCTGGGCACAGCACTTTGCATCCGCAGCGTTGGCACAACACGGACTTTGTATTCTTGCCGTCTTCAGACACCAGTTCTGAACGGTCTGAGCCATCTTTGGACTCTTGATTGCTGTCCATCTTCAAACCTAATAATCAGGTTTGTAAACAGTTGCGCACGTATAAGATACTCAATCTaagattaaataataataataaaacaattcaaaGACATTGTGATCGAGATAACCTTGCTATCTAGAAAATGAAGGGAATTCTTGGCAAAAACAAAGGTTGAAACTGGACCGGAACTAGAAGTATTTGGGAATTTGTAGTGCGGAAGTAAACATGTCTAATATAATTTTAACACCAAAACACATACAGCGTTTGCAATTAAAAAACACTCTTGACTCATGATagctaaaaatgaataaataggcatctaaaaaacaaaaccgaaTCGTGTAGATAAAACCGAATCAAACCAAGTGACACCTGAGGTGTCACTTCTTTATGTATTTTGATGCTAAAACCTCACGAACAAAATCaaccaaaaattacaaaatattaCACTTCTTGGTGGATATTTCTTAAAAGGTGTAAATCAAAGCCATAAA
The nucleotide sequence above comes from Oryzias latipes chromosome 5, ASM223467v1. Encoded proteins:
- the rabif gene encoding guanine nucleotide exchange factor MSS4; this translates as MDSNQESKDGSDRSELVSEDGKNTKSVLCQRCGCKVLCPGMAVFAEKELFLPAMQKKRSLNSTGDSVDGDTLTSHWLVDDMYTFENVGFTKDVGRIKYLICADCEIGPIGWHCLDDKKCFYVALERVNHA